One region of Ptiloglossa arizonensis isolate GNS036 chromosome 8, iyPtiAriz1_principal, whole genome shotgun sequence genomic DNA includes:
- the LOC143150552 gene encoding uncharacterized protein LOC143150552 — translation MLISPDALFLLANCTYTCRYQTSRLIDSVRSNIRLFFSTVTMAPYVDITRCIIFARGLYIHVEIPNASTDVSIIPRHRVNSRKPIEEISHLTSALEFLAIQSSADNRINLFPQHLTRVDSCIRAMIVDRI, via the coding sequence ATGTTGATATCACCAGATGCATTATTTTTGCTCGCGAACTGTACATACACGTGTAGATATCAAACATCTCGACTTATAGATTCAGTAAGGTCAAATATTCGGCTGTTCTTTTCTACAGTCACAATGGCGCCATATGTTGATATCACCAGATGCATTATTTTTGCTCGCGGACTGTACATACACGTGGAAATACCAAATGCCTCGACGGATGTTTCCATTATACCGCGTCATAGAGTAAATTCCCGAAAGCCAATAGAAGAAATCAGCCACTTAACCAGCGCtctcgaatttctcgcgattcaATCGTCCGCCGATAATCGAATCAATCTGTTCCCGCAACACCTGACGCGCGTCGACAGTTGCATTCGTGCAATGATCGTCGACCGCATATAA